A window of Nicotiana sylvestris chromosome 8, ASM39365v2, whole genome shotgun sequence genomic DNA:
TTGAAATATGTTTCAAGTATTGATAGCTTATTTTATATGTGAAGAAGTATGGAGGAAATAAAGAATTTGAGAGATCAATCaaaaatttataataaaatattttcctttagtgtATTTAATAACGTCCTCATGTTGTCCAAAATTGCTAAGGCAGTTTGGATTGTAGCATCCGAAACAACATCTTATTAATTTTGGTTTCCGGTGTTTCATATTTGTATTGGAGCCCGACTAAATTCGAATTCGCACCGGAAAATTTCACATTGTGAGGTAACGCGCTCCTTAACAAAGGCAACGAGGCAATATATTATCACATCTAGTAAAAACTGCTCTTTAATCTCAAAAAAATACTGAGTGATTTCCTATTATCTGCCTAATCTTTGTGGGCGGTCACTTAGTACTTGTGCTAGTGGGAAGTAAGAGTAGCCGATGAAATAGTCGAGATGCACACATATGGATCCGGATATCACCTTCAGCCAATAAAAAAAGTTACCCTTTAGTATCCAACACTTCATGTTCTCTATCTCACTTTCTAATGGTTATAAATTATAGTTATTGCTCATAGATCCCACCATTACAACCCCACCACCAACAACACTGAACTCATTAGGCTCAGTcaaaagcaacaaaaaaaaaaattaggtaCACTGAAAAGGAAACCTAGCACATGTACTGCACAGGGAAGAACTCATTTTCGTCGTCATCATCATCTCAACGTTGTGCTGACGAACTCCCGCGGATAAAGGAACCACGTCGATCACTCCCAATCATCATATCTTTCAGTCGGGATATGGGACTAATAATCGTCTTGCCCATTCTCTGTCGATGTGTAGAAAGCAAGTAGGTGAATCCAAAAACGCAATTTATAGCAGGATGAAATATTAGCGGCAAATATGAAATACGgcaatatggtttaagagaatcTTAAACCCCATAAATCATCCACGTGTATAACGTCATTAATTCAGCTCATGTTTCTCACTGTTCGGCCATCTCATCTAATGTTATTAAGACTAGGCTCTCATAGGTACTATTTGGCTGCAATctttcttcaaatattttaaCCCCACAGAAAGGATCATTAAACTCTTTAGAGTATTCAATCTGTCTTGTTTTAGAGTTAATTTTTCAGCACTCTGTCTTATCTACATGTTATCGACTAGATCAGAAAGAAGAAGCAGAGTGAAGCTTTCTCATACCATCAGCCCCTCCAAGACTCGATCCTATTTGTTGGGccctcttatcttttaaaatagccTGCCTTAGTCAACTTAAGAAGAAAAAGTTAAGGCTGCCAAGGGAGCAAAACAACTTCCACTCATAGGTTGAGAACCTAAAAtttagttgtaagaactcaaatGACAGCCGAAATACTGAGGGAAACAAGCTCAATAAGAAAAATCTACTGCCAAATTGAGCGGTGTATTTGCATTGTAGTAGGCTATGGTATGTGTATTCCCCCACTACCGCCACAAGCTATACCAACTCACCACAACCCTCCTCTCCCTTGAATTACCTACTGTTATCATTGCATCTCCTACGTGCACCAAGTAACGGAAGCTACCTTCTGGAAGCCTTAGTATCTCCCACTTTCTTTCACATCACCCTTCTATTCCATCTCTGGATGATTCACTCTGATACAAGAAACTCACCATCACCTCAATATCATCGAATCCTCCCTTTCACCTCCTAAAAGACCACTCATATAGCCGGGGAAGAAATTTCTTTATATCATTCCATTCCCATTCCCACTTTATATCCAACTAGTGAATGACATGCCAAAATAATTGACAAAGTAAAATACATATCCCACATGTATCCTGGAACACGAATATGCACTGCTTCCAGGTAAAGCAGAATAAATGTTTCAGCATTACCAAAATTATAGTGATATTTGAAAGATTGAAATCTCTCGATAACAACGGATTCAAGCAGTACAAGAAAAGGTGAACTTAGGAAGAAACAAAAGGGTGAAACAGCAAGTAGGGTATTTTGTTATCTGGTGTCTGCAACATCTTATGGTGCCACTATTCTTCAAAATGAATGACATGGAATCTGGAcagataaaagaagaaaagaattagaGCAATGGGAGGGAGGAGAAAGGAAAGCTAAAGAAGACCTCCTGAAACGACCTTATTTAAATCCAGCAAATTGGAGTGTAATCCTGTGTTTCTTCCGATCCTTATCTCCATTAGATATCTGATTTGCTAGTATTTACCTTTCTCTAACCCCAACAACTTAGGAAGTATTAAAATCATGTAATCACCTCCTTTTCAGGAAGTTACAATCGAAATTACGGCAAACGTTAAGTAATCAATCACTTCAACATGATTCAGCTAATTGACAAAAAATTTCCCTACCAATGTCAGGACCGAGGTAGAACATGGTCAATCAGGGACGACAGCAGTTTGAACTATTTCAATAAGAATAGCAACAAACTTACCTCATCATTGCCTCCAAACTGCCACTTCATTTGCAATACCTGCCACCTTTCTAGCTGCCATCTCTGACCAATAACCACAAGGCCCATAACAGCTGCGGCAACGAAAATGGACCAGAATGCATTTGCATCTTTTGCATGGGCAATAAGTGAAACAGCCCGCCTTTTCCACCACGCTTGGCAAGGAAGATTTTCTGCATCATAGTTATCTTCATCTTTAGCCTTTGGACAATTTGATATGCCTGAATCTATACCCTGGTGAACAGGTTCAACTGGTTCTGCAACAATATTGCTTTCCTCTGTTGATGCTGACCCACCCATGGGTTCTTCGCTATGGAAAGAACTATAAGTAGTAGCATCAAAGAAATTCTGCTCTTTGTCCACCAAACCGAAGCCCTGCAAGACTgcatcttcttcaaattctgCACCACATGCGGACAAAATGCTACCCTTTTTATCAAATATTTGATCTCCAGAAAATTCCGTCGTGCTAAATACTTTAGTTTTTGTACTTTGTCCATCTATATCTGAATTAACCCCTTTATCAGTAACAAGTTCAGGAGAAGCATCTTTTCCACCCTGCTCACTAGGTATCTCATCATTATCAGGTTGCAATGCTGAATCCTCATGCTGATTTGGTGGAACGACAAAGTGCCCCGACATAAACATTGGATCAGAAGTTTCAGCTACATACTCTGCACTATTATCATCAACGAGGCCGACCTGTTTTGGACCAGGGGCAGCAGCATATACCGACTGCGTAAGTGTTACCACTTCCCACTCATTTCTATGAGGAGTAGCTTCGTCCCCTTCCACATTATTCGCCATTTTCGCAATGAGACTCAACACGCTTCACATTAATAAGGGAGAAAGAGAGCGGAAATGGAAAAATGAATAGAGATTAGAGCTCAGGAGCTAATAAAAGCATGAAacacatttaaaaataaaatattttcaagaaaaataaaataagagaaggTAATAAAGAATTTCCAGTACTTCACATTTTGTAATATTTTGCACCTATCCAGACGCTAGTTTTAACATTGATTGATGCTTTACGGAGATAGTCATGCTACTAGCAAGTCGACAAATATCAAAACAGAAGTTTCAAGGCAAATACTTTGTCCTGTAAAAGAAAGCATATTTACGCCTCCAAAACCAAACATTAGAATCTCCGCTACTTTAACACATCTCCAGACTGCAAACACACCTCAACATATTATAACAAAATTAATATGTCATCCCTCAATTTCTAACTGTTTGCCAGCAAAttaaaactctctctctctctctctctctctccatcaATTTATAATTAAGTAAACATGTGTATGTGTAAAGCTTATACAAAAGTTCTTAACATTCAATTTGAGCAATCAacatctacaacaacaacaacaacaaacacagTATATTCCCACAAGTGGAATATGGAGAGGTTAGAGCggacacagaccttacccctaccctaccCAGTAAAGtaaaggtagagaggctgtttccaatcaACATTAGTTACAGAAAATACATACAAGAAAAGATATGCATATACAAAATCTCCAACCTTCCCTCAGAAGATGCACAAATTCCAAAACCAAAACCCTATCCAATCAACTAGTTAATAAGCTAAAGCAGAAGAATAACTGATGGATAAGTCAATGATCGTATAATCCAATCACAAAACCACAGAACCAGTTATAACAAGTTAAATTTGCGCTAATAGTACACAAAATAAAGCTGAATTTTGTAATACTTACAGAAGTGAAAGGCAGATTAGGAGAGTTGAAGATAACGGTGCTAGTGCTACTCTTACTCTGGGAACGATTTAGAAACTGTCTCGAAGAACGAGCGCAAGCATGATATAGTGAATTATTTTTGGGTGAGGATGTACCGGGATAGCCGGTAACATTGTCTAGACAATTGAGGAAGTTTGCAGttaaacgatgtcgtttggatgCTAAATAGGACAAAAATATGTGGGCCCCGGTGTAGTGTGCGGATGATTGACGGTTTTTTCGATTGCTTGCGCGAGGAGTGAAGCATCCAGACCAATTCTCGTTCTTAAATCTTACTTCCTCCGTTTCAATTCACGTGAACTCATTTGAGTGACATGGAgcttaagaaaagagagaagacttttgatcttttgatgtaaaatgaggcacatatattttatgtgactataaatcattatgtaaaggtaaattgttttcaaataagaaaaaaggtcattcttttttgcacggattaaaaagaaaataagttcacataaattgaaacggagggagtaatacaTACTCCGTTGAATAGCTACTACCATATTCCTCTTTGTATTTCCAGtataaaaaagggagaaaatgataaaaatggTTCTGTTGTGCTTATGGATAAATTTAAAATAGTCCACTAAATATATTTTTGACCAGattaacaataacaataatgTGTATGCAATCTTATCCCTACCCTCTACAGGTAAAGAGATTATTTTTAATAGACTCTCGCCTCAAAGAAAGCATACATAATCAAATcacaataaagaaagaaaagtagtagtaaaaaagtcaaaaaccaataacaacaacaagataATAGAAAAACCAAAACAAATAGAATATCGGGTAAtcatagaaatctaagaatatATGAAAATACGAGAATAATGCTACTACTATTGAAATAAAAGGAAAGATATTCGACTGCCTACTATCCTTCTACCCTAATTCTCAACTGCCACATCCTCTTATCAAGGGTCATATCCTCGGTAAGTTGGAGATGCGCCATTTCCTGCCTAATCACTTCTCCCCAATACTTATTCGGTCTACCTCTACCTCCCCTCATATCCACTATCGTCAATCTCTTATACCTTCTCACTGAGGCATCTGGACatctcctcttcacatgcccgaaCTATCTCAGCCTCGCATCCCGCATCTTGTCCATCATGGAGGCAACACCTATCTTGTcctgaatatcttcatttctaatcgcATCTCACATAGTATGTCTACAGATTTATCTCAGCTTCCTCACTTTCGCTAGTCTCATCTTCTGGGCGTGAAAATTCTCAACTAGCTAACACTCCGCCCATACAACAAAGTCGGTATAACCAACATTTTGTAAAACTTACATTTAAGAGTTGATGGCATGTTCTTATCACACAAGATACTAGATGCTAGCCTCTATTTCATCTATCCCGCTCCAATACAATGTGTGACATTATCGCCAATTAGCCTATTGCCTTGGATTCTGACCCATGACCCAAGATACTTGAGACTTACTCTCTTAGAGATCACTTGTGAGTCTAGCCTCACTTCCACGTCAGCCTCCAATGTTACATCACTAAATTTGCACTTCAAGTATTCTGTtttagtcctgctcaacttgaaacctttatactctagggtctgtctccaaacctcgaGCCTAATGTTAACTTTGCCTCTCATCTCCTCAATCTGTACTATGTCATTTGGAAAGAACACACAACATGACACCTTCCATTGAGTGTTACACATCAATACATCCATcaccaagaaaaataaaaacggATAAAGAGCTATCCCTATTGTAAACCCACCATGATTGGAAAGTAACTTTATTCTCCTCCCATTATTTTAACCGAGTTATAGCTCCATCATATATGTCCTTAATCATGCTAATGTAAGCTACATGTACACCTTtaacctccaaacatctccataaATCCTCTCTTGGGACCTTATCGTAAGCATTTtctagatcaataaacaccatatccATGTTCCTCTTCCTCTCACTATACTGCTCCACCAATCTCCTCACAAGATGGATGACTTTCGTGGTCTAACGTCCCGGCATGAATCCGAACCGGTTCATAGAAATATACACACTCTTCCTCGCTGCATCTCCACCCCCCCTCTCAAACTTTCATAGTTTAACTTGGCAGTTTGATATCCCTATAATTATTATAATTTCGAATGTCACCCATATTCTTATACAAAGAGATCATCGTACTCCATCTCCATTCCTCAGGCATACTTTTGAGCAGTTTTAATCCTTAAAAAATTAGTTTCTATCAAATATTTAATAAACTTTGATGGTTAGAAGTTCTTACAGTTTCATCAATTTTTGTATTTAATGCATTATTTTCCAGGATCATCTTCATTTTTGGGGGTCTATTTTTGTGTTTGGTGCAGTTTTTTGAGGTAAAATTTCTACTCTTTTTAATCTATTTCTGATGTCTAATGCATTTTTTGGGTCGCACTTTCTAGGATTTGGGGGACTTTACTAGTGTTTTTagttaaatattttttttgtcaaTTTTCGCTAAAATTTCAGTcataatttattaaatattgatgaGGATACTTAAAGGAGTAAACCCTCGTTAAACCTAGGGAACCTTCTTGTCATTTTCTCATTAAAAGGTGTATTAGATAGTCAACATTATTATGTTATTTTTACTTATTGGTGTAGTGTTTcgaaataattttttaattagcGACTTATTTAGTGCTTACTTTGCTATGTCTAAAGCAAAGAAAGAAGGAACTTTTTTGCACTAATACGAATTTGCTAAAACCCTTATTGTTTATATAACTTTCAATTTAATAACAAACTAAAACAGCCACTCAAGTTGCTTTTAATAATATTGTTTACCGGTAAGaaggtacagttgaatttatacgtgagTTCTAGGCAAGTGAATTAATTCGATCCTGAAATAATAAAAGAATTATATAAATATGCAATACTTAGCCTGGAGATAGAGATGAAATAGCAGAAACAATAGTTTCGGGAGCAGGGATTCCGGGCACAACAGTAATGTAATTAAAAATCAAGAGGATAAAATTGTATAAAGCTCTGAATAGATTATAGCATAAGTTTGCCAGAAAATACGCATTCCTTACAATGATAATAGAGCTTACTATTTAAAGCttcacctagggaacaaggtcgtAGGATCATGCCCCTCTTTAATGTCAGTTATGAGGGCCATTAAAGAATGTGTAACGGCGGGTACGACTGACAAATTCTTTATAACGGGCAGTGTATTAAATGTTGtagaatattctccattaaataCTACCGGGTGGTAGGTATTTATTGCATCTTTATGATCATCATTCTTTCCGATAACAAATAGAATAGTTGTCTTCAGTTTTAGCTATCCTCTGCCTTCGGCTCCACATGTAACTCTCTTAAGCAATTACTTAATATAACACATTtcaccctatacagatagtcctcctGCTTTTCAGTGATATAATTTTGTGTCATCGGGAAGTTGGTAGAAACATTCTTTTTGGCGGGATTTCACTGACCCCCTCTGAAAAGCTTCTGATGGTTGATAAGACGCATGTCTCTCCATATTTAATGCCCCGAACACACGTCATACCACGATTCAGCATAACTTTTGCCGGCTATCGACGTAATTATGGCCACGAATTTAGCCGCCTAAACCTTTAATTATACGCATCAACCTCCTTTATTTATACCTCATAATTCTccaaactctctcaaactctcttcatTAAGCTTGTACTATGTTCTTCAATATTTTAATTCTCTTCATAAGAGAAAAGCCTTTTCTTCTTCTCTAATATAAAatggcttcttcttcaaaaaatCTTAGTTCCCCAAAGAACAAAAGCAAAGCCGATGAAGCTGCTACTCAGACAACGAGCACCACATCCCTAGAAGCCTTGTCACAACTAAAGACTTCGAAGAGAAATTTCCTTCTGCTAACCCTCGTATATGGGCCGTTGGCAGATATCCTTCTTCCATCCATCCTTTCAGTGATCATGTTGTGAAGGAAGATTGTCATTGACATAATTTAGACATTATCGCTCTTGATTTGGCGGAGCGGGTAACCttacccaagaagggttttacgtaCTTCTATATTTATCCCTTCACTTTGGGGACGTTTTCTCTGAGTGGAGAGCTTGACTCCGTTATTGTGGAGTTTTGCCTCCGCTGCCAGGTATGTTTGGCATAGGTGAGTCCTTCCGTTTGGAGGACAATTGCTTGTCTTCGGCGCTTGTGCTAAGAAACGGGGGATGAGCTATCCCTAGCTCATGTGATGAACCTTTATTCCCCCAAGATCTTCCGTGGGGGGGGGTGGTCAATTTCAGCAAGCAAGGCCATCATGCACTGCTATCCAACATGGATGATAATAATGACCATGGATAGATGGAATAGTTTGTTTCAGTTGCCATCAGTGACATCATCCCGGCCTTAGCTCCGTCTTTCCCAGAATTGCGGAACCACACTCGTAAGTATATGGTTTCCTTCTATTTCTGTTAAAGACCATTCCTCGTCATTATTAACTTTTGTTCCTTTAATTGTCTCAACGACTCGGTGGGTTCCCCCTAGGGTTGAGGGCTTGGACCAATGGGTTCAAAAAATTTTGGacgttactacgcccgaaacccGCACGTGGAAAGAGCTGTCCCTGAAATATGGGcggaaggccaaaaatcatggtaatttGAACTCATCTCGTCTTTATCTTTTCTTATTAGAAAGTTGTCTGATTCTTCTCGCCTGTTGAATATAGGTCTACCCCAGGGCGCAGTTGTAGTCCTCGAGGAGGACTTTTTAGCTGATCCTGCTGATGCGGCGAGACTACTGCATAagttttcttcacaaacaagcgTCTCCAGGCTTGCTTCCGGTGTGAGTGCTTCTTCTCGTAGTCCCCGGACGGAGAACAAGCAACAAAAAAGAAGGCATT
This region includes:
- the LOC104230469 gene encoding ATG8-interacting protein 1-like isoform X1; the encoded protein is MANNVEGDEATPHRNEWEVVTLTQSVYAAAPGPKQVGLVDDNSAEYVAETSDPMFMSGHFVVPPNQHEDSALQPDNDEIPSEQGGKDASPELVTDKGVNSDIDGQSTKTKVFSTTEFSGDQIFDKKGSILSACGAEFEEDAVLQGFGLVDKEQNFFDATTYSSFHSEEPMGGSASTEESNIVAEPVEPVHQGIDSGISNCPKAKDEDNYDAENLPCQAWWKRRAVSLIAHAKDANAFWSIFVAAAVMGLVVIGQRWQLERWQVLQMKWQFGGNDERMGKTIISPISRLKDMMIGSDRRGSFIRGSSSAQR
- the LOC104230469 gene encoding ATG8-interacting protein 1-like isoform X2, whose translation is MANNVEGDEATPHRNEWEVVTLTQSVYAAAPGPKQVGLVDDNSAEYVAETSDPMFMSGHFVVPPNQHEDSALQPDNDEIPSEQGGKDASPELVTDKGVNSDIDGQSTKTKVFSTTEFSGDQIFDKKGSILSACGAEFEEDAVLQGFGLVDKEQNFFDATTYSSFHSEEPMGGSASTEESNIVAEPVEPVHQGIDSGISNCPKAKDEDNYDAENLPCQAWWKRRAVSLIAHAKDANAFWSIFVAAAVMGLVVIGQRWQLERWQVLQMKWQFGGNDEIPCHSF